TGGACGCGCAGTTCGGCCGTCTCCTCGCCGCGCTGGAGGCCGAGCATCTGGCGGACGAGACGCTGGTCGTCTTCACGACCGACCACGGCATCGCCATGCCGCGCGCCAAATGCAGCCTCTACGAGCCGGGCCTTCTCGTGGCGCTCATCTTGCGGCTGCCGGGGCGCGCCGGGTGGCAGGGCGGCGGCGTGCGCGCCGAGATGACGGAGAACATCGACCTGCTACCGACGGTGCTGGAGGCCCTGGAGGTGACGCTGCCAGACGGTCTCCAGGGCCGGTCGCTCGCTCCGCTCCTCGACGGCCGGGCGGCCGCGCACCGCGACCTGGTCTTCGCTGAGATGACCTATCACGACTACTATGACCCGCGACGCTCGGTGCGCGACGCCAGGCACAAGCTGATTGCGAACTTTACCACGGCGCCCGCGTTTATGGACCCATCGCAACAGTGGCGGCCGGTGTCCGACACGGTGGTGCCCACCAACCACGCCACGGCATATCACCCGCATCTGGAGCTCTACAACCTGGACGAGGACCCCTGGGAGCAGCGCGATCTGGCGTCCGACCCGGCGCACGCCGCCGCGCGCGATCGGCTCGCCGCCCAACTGTACGCCCACATGCTCGAGACGGCCGACCCGCTGCTACTCGGCGCAGTCGTCTCGCCGCACCACGATGCGGCGGTGGCGGCGCTCCGCTCTGCCGCGGCGAGCGCGCCCGGCGAGTGAGCGGGCCCCTGGCGATCCCTACGGGCCCCATGCGAACGCCCGGGTCGCGCGCTGAGGGCCATCATGGGGCCGCGTCGCGCAGCTTCGGGTTGGGCCGAACGTTGACCTGGGGCAGCACGCGGCGCAGGTGGCTCACCCACTGCCTGGCTAGCGGCAATGGCTTCGAGTAACTGTACCGCGCCGTCCGCGGGTCCACCGTCACGAGAAGCCGACCGTTTACATAGATCGCGGCCGATCGGCCGCTCGGCCGCGCGGCTATGTCCGCCGGCGTCAGCGTGGGATCCGACAGGATCACGCGCAGCCGCTCCGTAACGGCGTCGGCGCGTTCCTTGACGGTCATGCCGGCCGCGGGGAACCGGATCGCCAGGATCCTCTCGCCGCCGACGGCTACCTCGCCGGCGTCAGCGCTCGCCGCACTCGACGAGCCGCCGACCAGCGCGAGCGCAGCACACGCGGCGACAGCCGTCAACCATCGGCCCCGCACATGGACGCCGCTCGATGCTCGCATACCCAGCTCCTTTCGGCCGGCCTCCACCCGGCGGGCCCGGCCACGCGTACAAGACGCCTCTGGATGGCAGGGGGTTGCGCGGCCACAGGAAGCAGCAGGGCCGGGAGCCACCCGCACCGAAGAACGAGACGCCGGGCCCGCGCGGTGGCCGCATCGGGACCCGGCAGCCTGGAGGCGAGCTTCACTTCGGCGCGCAGCCGCAACCTGCGAGGGCCATGCCAATGCCCGCCCTTCCGTCCAACGCCAGTCGCCTGATGGGCCGCTGCCGCGAGCTCGCGGCAGCGGCCCGGGATCGAGGCGACCCGCCGGTGGGCGCTGTTATCGCACGAAGCGGACACATCA
Above is a genomic segment from Chthonomonadales bacterium containing:
- a CDS encoding sulfatase; this translates as MREAAADSRRNLLVFHCHDLGQHLRCYGVATVRTPHLDAFAASGIRFARCYCAAPSCSPSRAALFTGRYPHTNGVMGLAHSTFAWDLHPGERHLAACLRDAGYATCAVGVVHETHRSPLALGYEEHVPQGYAAQATDAAIARLPGLRASGRPFYLYVGAIEPHRLGYPAAPGRTPGDSGFPGPHLEPDDVDGVQVPPYLMNTPGTRAEMAGLQGAVRHVDAQFGRLLAALEAEHLADETLVVFTTDHGIAMPRAKCSLYEPGLLVALILRLPGRAGWQGGGVRAEMTENIDLLPTVLEALEVTLPDGLQGRSLAPLLDGRAAAHRDLVFAEMTYHDYYDPRRSVRDARHKLIANFTTAPAFMDPSQQWRPVSDTVVPTNHATAYHPHLELYNLDEDPWEQRDLASDPAHAAARDRLAAQLYAHMLETADPLLLGAVVSPHHDAAVAALRSAAASAPGE